In Syngnathoides biaculeatus isolate LvHL_M chromosome 5, ASM1980259v1, whole genome shotgun sequence, the following are encoded in one genomic region:
- the LOC133501170 gene encoding uncharacterized protein LOC133501170 translates to MRKNIGLFLLLLSHIITPSSAQNTSTTSTNISLPVDVSVFVGDPAVLSCGGPKTSAVTFTLFGGHGNYSLTCPGGHVEDIPQAVYGSCHLKQGQSLAVWTIRGTSNSDNNTRAVCQLPNGFGSSTATLRVYDNGMNTAILIGCVIGAFFGTVLAFALCFIFLQRSETFQKCFRGKEEDDDTFSIISKDFSKQKKNNLQADN, encoded by the exons ATGAGGAAGAACATTGGCCTGTTCCTGCTGCTCTTGAGCCACATCATCACACCCTCATCAG CACAAAATACAAGCACCACGTCCACGAATATTTCACTACCGGTGGACGTCTCTGTGTTTGTGGGGGACCCCGCTGTGTTAAGCTGTGGTGGGCCTAAAACATCTGCTGTCACCTTCACTTTGTTCGGGGGACACGGAAATTACAGCCTCACCTGCCCTGGTGGGCATGTGGAAGACATCCCCCAG GCTGTTTATGGAAGTTGTCATCTAAAACAAGGACAGTCACTTGCTGTGTGGACCATCAGAGGAACGTCCAATTCAGACAATAACACACGAGCCGTTTGTCAGTTGCCAAATGGTTTCGGGTCTTCTACTGCCACCCTGCGTGTTTATG ATAATGGAATGAACACGGCCATCCTCATTGGCTGCGTCATCGGGGCATTCTTTGGTACCGTCCTGGCATTTGCTCTGTGTTTCATATTTCTGCAGAGATCTGAGACCTTCCAGAAATGTTTCC GGGGTaaggaagaagatgatgatACATTCTCAATCATATCCAAGGATTTttcaaagcaaaagaaaaataaccttCAAGCCGACAACTGA
- the hpn gene encoding serine protease hepsin: protein MYAEKVVEEGKMGNRGITLTCVLTPGRLMGVCVVLITLGAIGAAVWAIVTYCTVEEDTGYYDVQVNSADQHLRVFDSTQKRWRQVCSSSANELLASVSCEEVGFVSVVNYSITSVQDVGGDAGEFFCVKTEELSHGKKIKDSLFPCDCESKEVLTLLCQDCGRRSFAEDRIVGGVDARQGIWPWQVSLQYDGVHQCGGSIISDRWVVSAAHCFPKRNGFVSRWRVLLGSIYNKPANANVAEVKTIVYHSSFLPFVVDNIDDNSRDIAVLALAKPITFNEYIQPICLPAYGQRLIDGQMGTVIGWGSLGYSGHQSDVLYEANVPIISDAMCNAPDYYDNQITASMFCAGFEKGGIDSCQGDSGGPFMAEDRLSKTSRYRLLGVVSWGIECATPKRPGVYTRVSRFLPWLSTAMRNFNNSPGIHKMART from the exons ATGTATGCTGAAAAAGTTGTAGAAGAGGGCAAGATGG ggaACAGGGGGATCACGCTCACCTGTGTGTTAACCCCTGGCCGGCTGATGGGGGTGTGTGTTGTGCTGATTACTTTGGGAGCCATTGGTGCAGCAGTCTGGGCCATAG TCACGTATTGCACTGTGGAGGAAGACACAGGATACTACGATG TCCAAGTAAATTCTGCTGACCAACATCTCAGAGTCTTCGACTCCACTCAGAAGAGGTGGCGCCAGGTGTGTTCCTCCTCAGCCAATGAGCTGCTGGCAAGCGTCAGCTGTGAGGAGGTGGGCTTTGTCAG TGTGGTGAATTACTCGATCACATCTGTCCAAGACGTCGGGGGTGACGCTGGAGAGTTCTTCTGTGTCAAAACTGAAGAGCTGAGCCATGGCAAGAAAATCAAAGACTCTTTGTTCCCATG CGACTGTGAGAGCAAGGAGGTTCTCACCTTGTTGTGCCAAG ACTGCGGCAGGCGCAGTTTTGCAGAAGACCGCATAGTTGGTGGCGTGGACGCGAGGCAGGGCATCTGGCCATGGCAGGTCAGCCTGCAGTATGATGGAGTTCATCAGTGTGGAGGTTCCATCATTTCAGACCGCTGGGTCGTCTCGGCAGCTCACTGCTTCCCCAA GCGTAATGGCTTTGTCAGCCGCTGGCGTGTGTTGTTGGGCTCTATCTACAACAAACCAGCCAATGCCAATGTGGCGGAAGTGAAAACTATCGTTTACCACAGCAGCTTTCTGCCCTTTGTGGTCGACAATATTGACGACAACAGCAGGGACATTGCAGTACTGGCTCTTGCTAAGCCCATCACCTTCAATG AATACATCCAACCCATTTGCCTGCCAGCGTACGGCCAAAGACTGATAGACGGACAAATGGGCACAGTGATAGGTTGGGGAAGCTTAGGATATTCTG GTCATCAATCGGACGTTCTATACGAGGCGAACGTCCCCATCATCAGTGATGCGATGTGTAATGCGCCTGATTACTATGACAACCAGATCACTGCCAGTATGTTCTGCGCTGGCTTTGAGAAGGGAGGCATAGATTCCTGCCAg GGAGACAGCGGTGGGCCTTTTATGGCAGAGGACCGCTTGTCCAAAACCAGCCGATACCGTTTGCTGGGAGTAGTGAGCTGGGGAATCGAATGCGCCACGCCGAAGAGGCCTGGTGTTTACACCAGGGTGTCCCGATTTCTACCCTGGCTGTCTACTGCCATGAGG AACTTTAACAACTCACCAGGGATTCACAAAATGGCAAGGACATGA